Within Diospyros lotus cultivar Yz01 chromosome 15, ASM1463336v1, whole genome shotgun sequence, the genomic segment tttgaagtttggcataaatataaaaacatattttttatttcaaaaattatattaattatttttattatttaaaagtttttattGAATCAttcatttgttaaatttaagttATGAGAATATCTTTAATATTTTAGGTATTCACatgaatttcttaatttcatttatatatatatatgtgtgtatatatatgtgtatgcttCCCACATCTCACATTCATCCTTTCATCCTTTTTGAAGTGCATCACACTATCCATATTTTTAACACTCACACTGTTTGTTTTTCGTATTGCAGCACCTTTGGATTCCAATTCAAACATACTGTCACGGTCCCATTCATTCTGTGTTTTTCTTTCCCACCCACAAAATTTAATGGATTTAACTTCAAACCCAACATGAAAGATGTCCATTTGTGACATTTACCATGTCCTCAAATTTTTACTCAAATGTCAATGACCATACCTGAAGCATCCTATCAGTCACATCTCCagtgatctctctctctctctctctctctctctctctctccccttcaaCTGAAAGTCCCCAGTCCCCTGTCCACCACTCAAACTGGTCCACAAACCCCCAACTTCCAAATTTAAATTCCTCCAAATTGCCACCCCCTGAAAAATCACTGAACCCAACCCATCACAATAATGCCCTGTTCCCCCTTCCCCCCTCTTCCActctttctcctcctcctcttcctcgtCCCTCTCCCTTGTGTCTCCCCCAACAATGGCCATACAAACAGGACCTTGTTGATGACCCTGTCTGAGCAGGAAACTCTCTTCACAGTCATGGAATCAATCTCCTCTGACCACCCATGGAGAATCTCCTTCCCCAATCCTTGTAAGCCAGGCTCCTCTTGGCCTGGGATAGAGTGTAAACCAGGCCTCGACAGTTATCTCCATGTCATTAGGCTTGATTTTGGCACCCCACCGAACCCATCTTGCAAGTCCACTGCCACTTTTCCTCCCCAAATCTTTCATCTTCCCCACCTTCAGTCTGTGTTTTTCTTCCACTGTTTCACCCATTCCAAAACCACCATTTCGGTCTCAAAAGCAGAAACTTTTGGTTCTTCTCTGCAACAGCTGAGTCTCAGATCAAACCCTGCTCTCGCTGGCCCAATCCCACCTCAAATATCTTCTCTCAAGTCCCTCCAAATCCTTACTTTGTCACAAAACCAGCTTGTTGGAACAATCCCGTTGGAGATCTTCAGCTTGAGCGCTCTAGTCCATCTTGATCTCAGTTACAATTCGCTCCACGGGACTCTCCCAATCCAACTGGGTAGCCTCAAAAACCTGGTTGGCCTTGACTTGAGCTACAATGACCTCACAGGAACAATCCCACCCTCAGTTGGCCAACTGGGCATGCTCCAAAAGCTTGATTTGAGCTCAAATTCGCTCACTGGGAGCATCCCAGAAAGCATTGAGAAGCTAAGTAACTTAGCTTTCGTGGCTCTGAGCAACAACAGATTGAACGGAAAATTCCCAAAAGGGCTTTCCAAATTGCAGAGCTTGCAGTATTTTCTCATGGACGACAACCCACTGTTCATCCCACTGCCGGAAGTATTCGGGCAGCTCCAGAAGCTCCAGGAGCTAAGGCTGGCCAGCTCTGGCTTTTCCGGGAAAATCCCACAATCATTTTCCCAGCTGAAGAACCTCACCACTCTGTCCTTGCAGAACAATAGGCTAGTTGGGGAAATCCCGCTAGGGTTTGGGAGCTTCTTGCGTCTGTACCACCTGAATCTGAGCAGAAACTTTCTGGGTGGAGTTGTGCCTTTCAACTCAAGCTTCTTGAGGAGGCTGGGAGCCAACTTGGACTTGAGGGGAAATCCAGGGCTGTGTTTGCCTCCATCTGAGGCCTACGCTGTGAAGATGGGTGGAGTTGGGGTTTGTGGGAACAACAAGAGCCTCTCTGTGGCGCAGCCATTGAAGGAATCTGGAGCTTCACCCTGTGCCGCCTTCTTTCCTTGGCCGTTGCTTATTCTTGGAGCATCAGCTTTCATGGCGGCTCTACAACAAGGGTGATGTGAGCCCATCAATCTTTGCTCTCTCTCCCCCAGTGATTTTTGTGCTTTTGACAATTTCCATGGATGAATTAATGTTATGTGTCTGTGCATACTATTTATCTCAaatttctgttttttcttttcttttcttttttttttttaaaaatgatttctgGAAATAATGCTTCTAAATACAAAGTAAAAACTACTCCGAATGAAAATGTGTGGAGGATTGGAAAATTCagattatatctttatttatttttatttttgtaataaaaataactaaatatatattttaaattatatttttatttaaatacttgaattttttattattttaaaaatatctttaaattatgcaattttaaattaattacatgctaaactttttaatattttaattatattcttgaaTTATATATTTCGATTCAATTAcgtataataaatttaaatatataattaaaataaaaaaggtttagaattataattggtttgaaattatataatttatgagtatttttaaaataataaaatatttaaaaatatatatatatataaatataagagttaaaatatttattttatgaaaaaaaaaaagtgaaggggagcaaaatcataaatttgcACTTATTGGCCAATTGGTCGACTCCATTGCTCACCACacacaaataatttttctaaggaaaaatatcatttagaaaatatttttaattgccGAGCAGCTGAAAATTTGGGAAGGAATTGACCATAATGGCCAATAATCTTgctggattattattattattatttttgtcttttggcttcattttttgtttccttGAATGAGGAGTAATTAATGTCATTAATGAATGCagtttgtttaattttgaaatagaaacGAAGGgctatatatttgattaaaaaaattatttattttgcatgCATGAGAGATTAAATATAATTACGATTTAGttaataaagaattaatatATTGCTCGCATCGAGCAATCTTATGTTGCCCAATAAATGTCAATCTTATATTGCCCAATAAATGTCACCTTGGCTAAGATTGCCCGACACAGGTCCCCCTACCATCCAATTTCCCCACCCCCAATGTAGTACCAAAGTTGCATGAAAACTACTTGAAAGAGTCATTTTCGAAACGTTTTTCATTCTCATTTTGAATTctatttatgtttgtttttaaaaaaatatatatgttttcacATTTTCATTTCGTATTAAAAACGtttctcatttctattttcatataACCTAGTGCAGCACAAACTCccctccaataatttcatattttttaaatattattatttaaatacataattagtTCTTATTGTTAAGttagaattataattataattataactgtaactaaattttatttttttaattgtaatagaatttatactcatactcattttatattttttaatcatatcTATCAGATAAAGATGTAATTGAATCGGTCAAATTATTCGAAAAAAGT encodes:
- the LOC127792119 gene encoding receptor like protein 29; the encoded protein is MPCSPFPPLPLFLLLLFLVPLPCVSPNNGHTNRTLLMTLSEQETLFTVMESISSDHPWRISFPNPCKPGSSWPGIECKPGLDSYLHVIRLDFGTPPNPSCKSTATFPPQIFHLPHLQSVFFFHCFTHSKTTISVSKAETFGSSLQQLSLRSNPALAGPIPPQISSLKSLQILTLSQNQLVGTIPLEIFSLSALVHLDLSYNSLHGTLPIQLGSLKNLVGLDLSYNDLTGTIPPSVGQLGMLQKLDLSSNSLTGSIPESIEKLSNLAFVALSNNRLNGKFPKGLSKLQSLQYFLMDDNPLFIPLPEVFGQLQKLQELRLASSGFSGKIPQSFSQLKNLTTLSLQNNRLVGEIPLGFGSFLRLYHLNLSRNFLGGVVPFNSSFLRRLGANLDLRGNPGLCLPPSEAYAVKMGGVGVCGNNKSLSVAQPLKESGASPCAAFFPWPLLILGASAFMAALQQG